A DNA window from Brassica napus cultivar Da-Ae chromosome C1, Da-Ae, whole genome shotgun sequence contains the following coding sequences:
- the LOC106352005 gene encoding uncharacterized protein LOC106352005 — MAEQPDPYPFPTGVHITSSVTIKLSDSNYLLWKTQMESLLRSQKLLGFATGQILPPPEQVTTVVNNVPVQTPNPRFEEWTCTDQLVISWIYGTLTEEVLGTVHCLTTFHDVWFSLADNYNKSSIAREFELRRSLQLMSKKGKDFATYCREFRAICDKLSSIGKPVEESMKIFSFTNGLGREYDPIITVIQSSMTRVPAPTLNDVISEVSGFDTRLQSYEATSDVLPNMAFQTQRGFYNNYNRGRGNNYSRSRGGFSNRGGYSSRGGFSTRGRGFTQQVSNSGGNNNNNNNNTRPVCQICGRTGHSALRCWNRFDNSYQSDDLPHALSAFPVSDLSGREWIADSGATAHMTSSTSHMQNATPYNGPEHIMVADGNFLPITHVGSTTLTTDTGSLPLNDVLICPSMQKSLLSVSKLCDDYPCGVFFDSNAVYVIDLDAQKVVTKGPRNKGLYVLETRECVAYFSNRQCAASDIVWHQRLGHANFQILQLLKHSKAIIVNKSSTSPVCGPCQMEKSSQLPFFISESSVKELIDRIHCDLWGPSPVVSVQGFKYYAVFVDNFSRYSWIIPLKAKSDFYDVFIVFQKQVENQFNKKLKVFQSDGGGEFTITRFRNHLRDQGIIHLLSCPSTPQQNGIAERKHRHLTELGLSMLFQIHTPLKYWVEAFYSANFISNMIPSSVLSNKSPSEVLFNKTPDYSFLRIFGSACYPCLRPYSQYKFDPRSLQCVFLGYHPQYKGYRFLHPPTGRVYISRHVIFDEQTFPFTGQYKHLLVQHATGLLKAWQDGTAPTAPPVYLPTVTPQVTEYPQTERSVTTGHDMPVTVDESPLQSMADSPDIAPRTPEEPGPSHTAPTTPEETGPSHPMTTRSRAGIIKPNPRYALVASKTIPALPKTIAEALAHPGWRQAMLEELDSIYQNNTWVLTEAT, encoded by the coding sequence ATGGCTGAGCAACCCGATCCATATCCTTTCCCAACTGGTGTTCATATCACTAGCTCTGTCACAATCAAACTGAGTGACAGCAATTATCTTCTATGGAAAACTCAAATGGAGTCGCTTCTCAGGAGTCAAAAACTTCTTGGTTTTGCTACCGGTCAGATTCTTCCTCCACCGGAGCAGGTGACAACAGTCGTTAACAATGTTCCGGTACAAACACCAAACCCACGTTTTGAAGAATGGACCTGTACAGATCAGCTTGTCATCTCTTGGATCTATGGAACACTGACTGAAGAAGTCCTTGGTACGGTTCACTGCTTGACTACATTTCATGATGTTTGGTTTTCTTTGGCTGACAACTACAACAAGAGCTCCATTGCTCGTGAGTTTGAGCTCAGGCGTTCTCTTCAACTGATGTCCAAGAAAGGTAAAGACTTTGCCACTTATTGTCGTGAGTTTAGAGCTATCTGTGACAAGTTGAGCTCTATTGGGAAGCCGGTTGAAGAATCTATGAAGATCTTCTCGTTTACCAACGGTTTAGGACGAGAATATGATCCCATTATCACTGTCATTCAGAGCTCCATGACTCGTGTTCCTGCTCCAACTCTGAATGATGTCATCTCTGAAGTCTCTGGCTTTGACACTCGTCTCCAGTCTTACGAAGCTACATCTGATGTTCTTCCTAACATGGCTTTCCAAACTCAAAGAGGCTTCTATAACAACTACAACAGAGGTCGTGGTAACAATTACTCCCGTAGTCGTGGTGGTTTCTCAAATCGTGGTGGCTACTCAAGTCGTGGTGGTTTCTCAACTCGTggaagaggtttcactcaacaAGTTAGTAACTCTGGTgggaacaacaacaacaacaacaataacactCGTCCTGTCTGTCAGATTTGTGGTCGTACAGGCCACTCTGCTCTTCGTTGTTGGAACCGCTTTGATAACTCATACCAAAGTGATGACCTGCCTCATGCTTTGTCCGCTTTCCCGGTCTCAGACCTCAGTGGCAGGGAATGGATAGCTGACTCTGGTGCCACAGCTCATATGACCTCCTCCACGTCTCATATGCAGAATGCTACTCCGTACAATGGTCCTGAGCACATCATGGTAGCTGATGGCAATTTCCTTCCTATCACTCATGTCGGTTCCACTACTCTCACCACTGATACAGGTAGCCTCCCTCTTAACGATGTCCTTATATGTCCATCAATGCAGAAGTCACTCTTATCTGTATCTAAACTGTGTGATGATTACCCCTGTGGGGTTTTCTTTGACTCTAATGCTGTCTATGTGATCGATCTCGATGCTCAGAAGGTGGTGACAAAGGGACCACGAAATAAAGGCTTGTATGTGTTGGAGACTAGAGAGTGTGTGGCCTACTTCTCAAATCGTCAGTGTGCAGCTAGTGATATAGTGTGGCATCAGCGACTTGGACATGCAAACTTTCAGATTCTCCAACTTCTCAAGCACAGCAAGGCAATCATAGTCAATAAGAGCAGCACATCTCCTGTTTGTGGTCCTTGCCAAATGGAAAAGAGTTCTCAACTTCCGTTTTTTATTTCAGAGTCTAGTGTCAAGGAACTCATAGATCGGATACATTGTGATTTGTGGGGTCCTTCTCCAGTTGTATCAGTCCAAGGTTTCAAGTATTATGCAGTCTTTGTAGACAACTTCAGTCGTTACTCTTGGATAATTCCACTTAAAGCAAAGTCAGACTTTTATGATGTGTTTATTGTCTTTCAAAAGCAAGTTGAGAACCAGTTTAACAAGAAACTAAAAGTGTTTCAGAGTGATGGTGGTGGTGAATTTACAATTACCCGTTTCAGAAATCATCTCAGAGATCAGGGGATTATTCACCTTCTCTCCTGTCCTTCAACCCCACAACAAAATGGTATTGCTGAGCGCAAACATAGGCACCTCACTGAGCTGGGTCTTTCTATGTTGTTCCAAATTCATACACCTCTCAAATATTGGGTTGAAGCTTTTTACTCTGCCAACTTCATCAGCAACATGATCCCTTCTTCGGTTTTGAGTAATAAAAGTCCCTCGGAGGTTCTGTTTAACAAGACACCAGACTACTCCTTCCTTCGAATATTTGGCTCTGCTTGTTATCCTTGTCTGCGCCCTTACTCTCAATACAAATTTGATCCCCGGTCGTTACAGTGTGTCTTCCTTGGATATCATCCTCAATACAAGGGCTATCGGTTTTTACATCCACCAACGGGGAGAGTATATATCTCTCGACATGTGATCTTTGATGAGCAGACCTTCCCGTTCACTGGACAATACAAACATCTCCTTGTACAACACGCTACTGGTCTTCTCAAGGCTTGGCAAGATGGTACTGCACCCACTGCTCCTCCGGTTTATCTTCCTACAGTTACTCCTCAGGTTACAGAGTATCCTCAGACTGAGAGAAGTGTTACCACCGGACATGATATGCCAGTAACGGTAGACGAATCTCCACTACAGTCTATGGCTGATTCTCCAGACATTGCTCCTAGGACTCCGGAGGAACCGGGACCTAGTCATACTGCTCCTACGACTCCAGAGGAAACAGGACCAAGTCATCCTATGACTACTAGATCACGTGCTGGCATTATCAAGCCGAACCCACGTTATGCTTTGGTCGCAAGCAAGACTATTCCCGCATTGCCCAAGACGATTGCTGAGGCACTAGCACACCCGGGGTGGAGACAGGCCATGCTAGAAGAGCTTGATTCTATTTATCAAAACAACACTTGGGTCTTGACTGAAGCTACATAG
- the LOC125580313 gene encoding uncharacterized protein LOC125580313, whose translation MTSNYNKYINFRAWMYKRIDEETGNFSREFVAGVEEFMTFANSQELTQSNGGKFFCPCSICRNEKFLSGQKILKHIYSRGFMEDYYVWYNHGEEIDMGLGTSYVDPTHLSGSEEVGNLVEDRYVEMVNDAFRDNLNYDNYQQDDSYQNVVDPVSNHSKKFYDLLEGAKNPLYDGCHEGHSQLSLAARVLQNKTDYNMSEKCVDSVCQMLSDYLPPGNQSTASHYETERLMRNLGLPYHTIDVCVNNCMIFWKEDERWDKCRFCDAPRWKPRNERRRTKVPYSRMWYLPIADRLKRMYQSKKTASAMRWHAEHQAKEGEMCHPSDAAEWKYFQNQHPRFAEEPRNVYFGLCTDGFNPFGMSNNHSLWPVILTPYNLPPGMCMKTEYLFLTILNSGPNHPRASLDIFLKPLIEELKELWSTGVEAYDVSLNQNFNLRAVLLWTISDFPAYGMLSGWTTHGKLSCPICMEDCKAFYLTNGRKTCWFDCHRRFLPDNHPLRKNKKDFLKGKQALNDFPPESLTGEQVYSEQLNGVNPPKTSKCGGNGHDKKKPGYGKHHNWHKESIFWELPYWRDLNLRHNLDVMHIEKNFFDNIMNTLMNVKGKSKDTIKSRLDIALFCDREHLHVDSNGQAPFPPYTLDKNARTSLLECVKHSVKFPDGYASDLARCVDLENGKFSGMKSHDCHVFLERLLPFIFAELLDQNVHLALSGSNFFVF comes from the coding sequence ATGACGAGCAATTATAACaagtatataaattttcgtgcTTGGATGtacaagaggattgatgaagaaACGGGGAATTTCTCGAGAGAGTTTGTCGCGGGGGTAGAAGAATTCATGACGTTTGCAAATAGTCAGGAATTAACGCAGAGCAATGGTGGTAAGTTCTTTTGCCCTTGTAGTATTTGCAGAAACGAAAAATTTCTCTCGGGGCAAAAAATCttgaaacatatatatagtagagGATTTATGGAAGATTATTATGTTTGGTACAACCATGGAGAAGAAATCGACATGGGATTAGGAACGAGTTATGTTGATCCGACGCATTTAAGTGGTAGTGAAGAAGTTGGTAATTTAGTAGAAGATAGATATGTGGAAATGGTGAATGATGCATTTCGTGATAATTTGAATTATGATAATTATCAACAGGATGATAGTTATCAAAATGTTGTAGATCCGGTTTCGAACCATTCAAAAAAATTCTACGATTTGTTAGAAGGAGCAAAAAATCCTTTGTATGATGGTTGTCACGAAGGTCACTCGCAGTTATCCTTAGCTGCTCGAGTTTTGCAAAATAAGACAGATTATAATATGAGTGAAAAATGTGTGGATTCGGTATGCCAAATGTTATCAGACTATTTACCACCTGGAAACCAATCAACCGCTTCCCATTACGAGACAGAAAGGTTGATGCGCAATTTAGGCCTCCCCTACCACACAATTGATGTCTGTGTTAACAATTGTATGATCTtctggaaagaagatgaaagatggGATAAATGTCGATTTTGTGATGCACCAAGATGGAAGCCTAGAAATGAACGGCGTAGGACAAAAGTACCATATAGTCGTATGTGGTATCTACCTATTGCTGACAGATTGAAGAGAATGTACCAGAGCAAGAAGACTGCAtcagcaatgagatggcatgcagagcaccAAGCAAAGGAGGGTGAAATGTGTCATCCGTCAGATGCGGCGGAGTGGAAATACTTTCAAAATCAACATCCCCGTTTTGCAGAAGAACCTCGTAATGTTTATTTTGGCTTATGTACGGATGGCTTCaatccatttggaatgtctaaTAATCATTCGTTGTGGCCAGTGATCTTGACTCCATATAATCTACCCCCTGGTATGTGCATGAAGACAGAGTACTTGTTTCTCACAATTTTGAATTCTGGACCGAATCACCCGCGAGCTAGTCTAGATATTTTCCTCAAACCTTTGATTGAGGAGTTAAAAGAGTTATGGTCTACTGGAGTTGAAGCATATGATGTCTCCTTGAATCAAAATTTCAATCTTAGAGCAGTGCTTCTGTGGACGATAAGCGACTTTCCGGCATATGGCATGCTATCAGGATGGACGACCCATGGGAAGTTGTCTTGTCCAATTTGCATGGAAGATTGTAAGGCTTTTTATCTTACTAATGGAAGGAAGAcctgttggtttgattgtcatcgaaGATTTCTTCCTGATAACCATCCACTGAGGAAGAATAAAAAGGACTTCTTGAAAGGAAAACAAGCTTTGAATGATTTTCCACCTGAATCTTTGACAGGTGAACAAGTTTATTCGGAGCAGTTAAATGGTGTCAATCCACCAAAAACATCTAAGTGCGGTGGAAATGGTCATGACAAGAAGAAACCTGGATATGGGAAACACCATAATTGGCACAAGGAAAGCATATTCTGGGAGCTGCCGTACTGGAGGGACCTCAATCTTCGACATaatcttgatgtgatgcatattgagaagaatttttttgacaacatcatGAATACTCTTATGAATGTGAAGGGTAAGTCGAAAGACACAATCAAGTCAAGATTGGATATAGCACTTTTCTGTGATAGAGAACATTTACATGTTGATAGCAATGGGCAAGCTCCTTTCCCTCCCTACACATTGGACAAGAACGCAAGAACAAGCTTATTGGAATGTGTGAAACATTCGGTTAAATTCCCAGATGGTTATGCTTCAGACCTAGCTAGGTGTGTTGATCTTGAGAATGGCAAGTTTTCAGGCATGAAGAGTCATGACTGCCATGTTTTTCTGGAGAGGCTACTTCCATTTATATTTGCAGAACTCCTAGACCAAAACGTCCATCTTGCGTTATCAGGtagtaatttttttgttttttga
- the LOC106353527 gene encoding uncharacterized protein LOC106353527: MGGKRKRNLVAPGSSINKTPRPLPTQYDFVSKAKTSNLPPVVLPNKNPAPSVRDYPPPRQLFPCSTFQPSGSAPVPQTQPPTRVPQSSGGEGNSYPQPGQRQSQSPPLEESPSSPLHAAPSPHSSQAQNSHGDPEDFAEFEAPVEPDLSDDVMDVLNRMLAQPGREEFTTVLSPKLEPGTTWFGYDKSSLTRKITKIMKKKFNKPFYSWTCVPRDRQEGYFVEFAKKHTWNPMLTGLVQEHFESICQLRMKGMVSDVRTSREQPNWIGDTLWKQMTAYWDTEAAVGKSRKASAARLSERNGLGIHKHNSGQKSYMQIEQELTVELGRPVSFGEVFIKAHTRKDGTYVDFKAEKVAEAYKKKKEEKLANLEKDNTEISEGLLLAIEEDNELFIQSTFCNDRGDLFGIGSLKKKLKRKPNDPISSYSFMHMQQKLEEAELKIKEQEARIAKAEADRALEQATNQAKMAEFSLMHKYMRSTDQKYLDFIASEASSPAPPDQ; the protein is encoded by the exons ATGGGTGGAAAGAGGAAGCGCAATCTCGTGGCACCGGGTTCGTCGATTAATAAAACACCAAGACCATTACCGACTCAGTATGACTTCGTCTCTAAGGCGAAGACGTCGAATCTTCCACCGGTGGTTCTCCCTAACAAAAATCCGGCGCCGTCGGTAAGGGATTATCCACCTCCGAGGCAACTCTTTCCGTGCTCCACGTTCCAACCTTCTGGATCTGCTCCGGTTCCTCAAACTCAGCCTCCAACTCGAGTACCTCAGTCTTCTGGCGGTGAAGGTAATTCATATCCTCAACCTGGGCAGAGACAATCTCAATCTCCTCCACTTGAAGAATCTCCATCGTCTCCACTTCATGCAGCTCCATCGCCTCACAGTTCTCAAGCACAAAACTCTCATGGAGACCCAGAAGATTTTGCTGAGTTCGAAGCTCCAGTTGAGCCTGATCTCTCGGATGACGTGATGGATGTATTAAACCGTATGCTAGCCCAACCAGGCCGAGAGGAGTTCACAACGGTCCTGTCTCCCAAACTCGAGCCTGGTACAACATG GTTTGGTTATGACAAGTCCAGCTTGACCCGTAAGATAACCAAGATTATGAAAAAGAAGTTTAATAAGCCTTTCTATAGTTGGACCTGTGTGCCTAGAGACAGACAAGAAGGATACTTCGTTGAATTTGCG AAAAAACACACATGGAATCCCATGTTAACCGGTCTTGTTCAAGAACACTTTGAATCCATTTGTCAGCTTCGAATGAAAGGTATGGTCAGTGATGTAAGGACCTCTCGCGAGCAACCGAATTGGATAGGAGATACACTCTGGAAACAAATGACTGCTTATTGGGACACTGAGGCCGCAGTGGGAAAGAGCCGCAAGGCATCAGCAGCTCGTTTGTCTGAACGTAATGGTCTTGGTATTCACAAGCATAACTCAGGACAGAAGTCCTATATGCAAATCGAACAGGAGCTG ACAGTGGAGTTGGGAAGACCTGTGAGTTTTGGTGAAGTATTCATCAAGGCTCATACAAGAAAAGATGGAACCTATGTTGATTTCAAAGCAGAAAAAGTTGCTGAGgcttacaaaaagaaaaaggaagagaagttgGCTAACCTTGAGAAGGATAACACTGAAATCTCAGAGGGGCTTTTGCTAGCAATAGAAGAGGACAACGAGCTGTTTATTCAG TCAACTTTCTGCAATGACAGAGGAGACCTTTTTGGTATTGGAAGcctgaagaagaagcttaaGAGAAAACCAAATGACCCGATCAGCTCCTATTCTTTCATGCACATGCAACAAAAGCTTGAAGAAGCTGAACTCAAGATAAAAGAACAAGAAGCCCGTATTGCCAAGGCTGAGGCAGACCGTGCATTGGAACAAGCTACTAACCAGGCTAAGATGGCTGAGTTCTCCCTTATGCACAAGTACATGCGTTCAACTGACCAAAAATACCTTGATTTCATTGCCTCTGAAGCATCATCTCCAGCTCCTCCTGATCAGTAA
- the LOC111207213 gene encoding uncharacterized protein LOC111207213 codes for MFWSVSISHCFELMVVEIEKMDSFGGILDKVNNITEFLYNNPLVWELFKDPSHGNDMTVSSSEFVFATPYLTLENVFKAKNNLAAMFASSDWNKEEGTSISKFVKDPSFWESVQRLVKSTSPLIRGLCLFSTANNQHIGYIYDTMDGIKESIAKELSNEERCYKPVWDVIDDVWNKHLHSPLHVTGYFLNPAAFYSTDFSSDPEVTTGFVSSLVHMVKECHVQAKISAQLKMYTLGQGCFDKASQADKITDIAPGVCVCV; via the coding sequence ATGTTCTGGTCTGTGAGTATATCCCACTGCTTCGAGCTTATGGTGGTGGAGATTGAGAAAATGGATTCCTTTGGAGGCATACTTGACAAGGTCAATAACATTACAGAGTTCCTCTACAACAACCCCTTGGTTTGGGAGCTTTTCAAAGATCCTAGTCATGGAAACGACATGACAGTCTCCTCATCTGAGTTTGTGTTTGCTACTCCTTATCTCACACTGGAGAATGTTTTCAAGGCGAAGAACAACTTGGCAGCCATGTTTGCTTCATCCGACTGGAACAAAGAAGAAGGCACATCAATATCCAAATTTGTCAAGGATCCGTCCTTTTGGGAATCTGTTCAGAGACTAGTGAAGTCCACATCTCCTCTGATCCGCGGTCTATGCTTGTTTTCTACTGCCAACAATCAGCATATTGGATACATCTATGACACTATGGATGGCATAAAGGAGAGTATAGCGAAGGAACTCAGTAACGAGGAACGGTGTTACAAGCCGGTGTGGGATGTGATTGATGATGTATGGAACAAGCATCTCCACAGTCCTCTTCATGTAACCGGTTACTTTCTGAACCCGGCTGCGTTCTACTCAACTGACTTCAGTTCTGATCCAGAAGTTACCACAGGTTTTGTCTCCTCTTTGGTTCATATGGTAAAAGAATGTCACGTCCAAGCTAAAATTTCCGCACAGCTTAAAATGTACACACTCGGTCAAGGTTGCTTTGATAAGGCTAGTCAAGCTGATAAAATCACTGACATTGCTccaggtgtgtgtgtgtgtgtgtga
- the LOC106452139 gene encoding uncharacterized protein At4g19900-like — MRSKKLAMLVILALLHLLYMEAPTSTLSDDDKPPFKQNLPLPRIKQPFKQNVPLPRTRSTTSRSIVSVVVLDQQEKEESDPLVPPPKATKSERISWFRRKLPELEILKSTTKSKRFHGRVLELYNKNCSAQFFMVWLSPEKSFGPREMLAVDTLFTTNPGACLVILSNSLDSPRGSTILKRLLDQGFNLVAVTLDIPFLVKNTPAEAWLKKLKSGKMDPGSIPLFMNLSDLTRLAVLYKYGGTYLDTDIIFLNSMTGLRNAIGAQSLHPRTKRWTRLNNAVMVFDLHHPLMREFLQEYSTTFDGNRWGYNSPYLVSRVINRLGGRKPEYNLTIFPPDAFYPVNWLKIPSLFKKPATAREAKWVEKTVQEMKKGSYMIHLWNKVTRKMKIEEGSVMHKLISTHCTVCGNITESHT; from the coding sequence ATGAGATCAAAGAAGTTAGCGATGTTGGTGATCTTGGCTTTATTGCATCTCCTCTACATGGAAGCTCCAACATCTACTCTCTCTGATGACGATAAACCACCGTTCAAACAAAACTTGCCTCTTCCTAGAATAAAACAACCGTTCAAACAAAACGTGCCTCTTCCTAGAACCAGGAGTACTACTAGTAGGAGCATTGTCTCGGTTGTGGTCCTTGATCAACAAGAAAAAGAGGAGTCAGATCCGTTGGTACCTCCTCCTAAAGCCACCAAGAGCGAGAGAATCAGCTGGTTCAGGAGAAAGCTACCTGAGCTGGAGATACTGAAGTCAACAACCAAGAGCAAGAGGTTCCACGGAAGAGTCTTGGAGTTGTACAACAAGAACTGCTCAGCTCAGTTCTTCATGGTTTGGCTATCTCCCGAAAAGTCCTTTGGACCAAGAGAGATGCTAGCTGTTGACACCCTCTTCACCACCAACCCTGGTGCTTGCTTGGTGATTTTATCCAACTCCTTAGACTCACCAAGAGGATCCACCATCCTTAAGCGCTTGCTTGACCAAGGCTTCAACCTAGTAGCTGTGACACTAGACATCCCGTTCCTCGTCAAGAACACTCCAGCAGAAGCTTGGCTTAAGAAGCTAAAAAGCGGTAAGATGGATCCTGGCTCCATCCCTCTCTTCATGAATCTCTCTGATCTGACAAGACTTGCGGTGCTCTACAAGTACGGAGGAACCTATTTAGACACAGACATCATCTTCCTCAACTCCATGACTGGACTGAGAAACGCAATAGGTGCACAGAGTTTGCATCCTAGAACCAAGAGATGGACAAGGCTAAACAACGCGGTGATGGTCTTTGACCTCCACCACCCTCTTATGCGTGAGTTTTTGCAAGAGTACTCAACAACTTTCGACGGTAACAGATGGGGATACAACAGTCCTTACCTAGTCTCTAGAGTTATCAACAGGTTAGGAGGACGCAAACCTGAGTACAATCTAACGATCTTTCCACCGGATGCTTTCTATCCAGTGAACTGGCTTAAGATCCCAAGTCTTTTCAAGAAACCGGCAACTGCAAGAGAAGCAAAGTGGGTGGAGAAGACGGTACAAGAGATGAAAAAAGGGAGCTACATGATACATCTGTGGAATAAAGTCACAAGGAAGATGAAGATTGAAGAAGGAAGCGTCATGCATAAACTCATCTCCACACACTGCACAGTCTGTGGAAACATTACTGAGTCTCACACTTAA